TGAAACCCCAAGCCATCCTTAGCGCTTTTGCATTGACTCTTCAttcattatcattatcatcggcTTAGGATTGATAAACAACGACGCACACTTTTCCCAAAGTTAAAATAATATGTACCTACTTCGCACTATTTCAGTTACTCGCATGGAACTGTCTTGGTTCTGGACGGCATCATCCAATGTACAGAGCGAGATGAGTTTGCCTACCAGGAAATGATTTCATTTCTCCCTCTGTGCTGTCATCCTAATCCCAAGAAAGTTCTTATCGTCGGTGGTGGAGATGGTGGTGTAGCCCGAGAAGTGGTTAAACATCCCCTGGTGGAAGAGGTGCACCAAGTGGAAATCGACGACCGCGTGATTGAACTCTCCAAAAAGTATCTTCCCTTTATGGCATGCGGTTTTGATTCGCCCAAGCTTAAACTTACAATCGGCGATGGTTTCGAGTACATGAAGCAAAGAGAAGGAGAATTTGATGTCATCATCACCGACAGTAGTGATCCGATTGGGCCGGCCGAGACGTTGTTTCAGGAATCGTACTTTATGTTAGCAAAGAAAGCACTGCGACcaaatggaataatttgctcGCAAGGTGGATCCTTCTGGATTGATACTGAGCACATCAAAAATACGCTGAACCACTGCAGGAAACATTTCGCTGTTGTAGGGTACGGAATGGCATCCGTACCATCTTATCCAACTGGTAATATAGGGTTCTTCATCGCAAGTTTGAATGAGGTACATATCTACAATATCCACGCATTTAGTAAGTTATAACTGTATCTTTCCATTTGTAGAATACAAAACTGAACGAGCCAACAAAGACCTTCACCGATGAAGAAATTGACAACATGAAAATGCGCTACTATACTTCTAATATCCATCGAGCTGCATTTACGCTGCCTAGATATGCCGCTAAACACCTCTACTGACCTGCGCGCTAGCTTAGCTGGCTAAAAACTATTGTACAATTCAATTGTacctttgattttttgaaactttATATTTTGCTCATGGTGTACATTTTATATACAATTTTAATATACACaaatattaacaaataaaatttgtcttattttttcaaTCCTAGTTGCAGGATTAGAATCGTTCTCCAACTGGTTTGATGGTGAGCTCATGAACCTGTATGGGGAGAAAGAACGGTAGATTAGTTACAAAGCTTTCGAGAAATGATTTTAATGATTACAATGAAACCAACTAGCTGTAAATCAAGTATGTAATCCAATAGGTACATTGCTTAGGTCATAACACTGAACAAACGCTGAAGAACATTTAGAATCATGTCATCTAAACTACAgtcacaaaaaatattattcgACTATTAATGGTGGTGTGCCAACATCAATATTTTGGGAAATTGACATAAGTTACATCTCGTTTTTTTGTAGATAGAACTTAACGTTGTTTTGGGTAGAAGTAGAAGAATCAAAAACATTCCTGGCATAATTAATGCACCCCATATAATAGTGCTATATTTAAAACTACGTATACTTACCTGTACATGAGGTGGAGTTGATAATACGTAGACGACAGCTTGTGCGACATCTTCCGCATTGAGTAGAGGGATCTTAACGTCGGTTAATTCCAATATTTCGGTCTTCACTGCCCCGGGACTTATGCTCTGCAATTATAAGTGAATCATAATACTCCAAAAGCTAACTGCATTTCCGTTTCAAGAGCTGTGTTAACTTACTGTTATTTTAACATTGGACTTTTCGTTCAACAGCTCCTGGCGTGTGACTTCAGTGATTGCCGTTACTGCATACTTTGAAGGGGCGTACATATTGTAAGATGAAATTAAAGCTTCCACGGAATAAGGAAGACTGTGCCCAACAACGCTGTTAATGTTGATGACATGTCCGCCTTCAGATCTACGTTTCATGGATTGATAAGCTTCTCTGGTACACACCACTAAACCCATCACATTAGTCTCCCATGTTTCACGTATATGTTGCGAATTGCTTGGATCGATCAGTCTCGTGTCACGAACCACACCAGCGTTGTTAATCAGCACATCAATGCCGCCAAAagttttctcgatttttttgaaagtaGCAACAATATCGTTTTCGTTACTAACATCGCATTTCATTGCATGTAAGTTTTTTCTCAAATTGCCCGTAATTTGTTCTTTCAATAATTCAGTGCGTTCGGTACGCCTAGCCAACCCAACCACTATCATCCCGGCGTTGGTCAACTGAACGGTAATGGCTGCGCCAATTCCAGCACTAGAGCCAGTCACCACGGCAATCTTTCCTCGCCATTGATCCATCCCGGAAATTAACCTCCAGCAAGCGACACCACAATGTAACTAATGTTTCATAATACCAACCCATCGGTTTTTATTTATCAGAACTCATCTTAACTTGTAGTGCAACAGTAAGTGCAATTAATGAACGTGCATATTAAAGGGCCATCATCATTGGCGAATGTAATTAAATATTTGACATCACAGAcaaaacaaatttataaaaGTTGGAGTGGCTCCTCTTGGCTCCGGATTGTTGGTTTGTTGGCTTTACGATTTACACTGGAATTGTTTTTTACGCGGGATATGTGTCGTGTAG
The nucleotide sequence above comes from Armigeres subalbatus isolate Guangzhou_Male chromosome 3, GZ_Asu_2, whole genome shotgun sequence. Encoded proteins:
- the LOC134227952 gene encoding spermidine synthase, which gives rise to MNSAEWFSEISEELWPNQCFSLKVKNVLHEERSKFQDIKVLETYSHGTVLVLDGIIQCTERDEFAYQEMISFLPLCCHPNPKKVLIVGGGDGGVAREVVKHPLVEEVHQVEIDDRVIELSKKYLPFMACGFDSPKLKLTIGDGFEYMKQREGEFDVIITDSSDPIGPAETLFQESYFMLAKKALRPNGIICSQGGSFWIDTEHIKNTLNHCRKHFAVVGYGMASVPSYPTGNIGFFIASLNENTKLNEPTKTFTDEEIDNMKMRYYTSNIHRAAFTLPRYAAKHLY
- the LOC134227954 gene encoding farnesol dehydrogenase-like; this encodes MDQWRGKIAVVTGSSAGIGAAITVQLTNAGMIVVGLARRTERTELLKEQITGNLRKNLHAMKCDVSNENDIVATFKKIEKTFGGIDVLINNAGVVRDTRLIDPSNSQHIRETWETNVMGLVVCTREAYQSMKRRSEGGHVININSVVGHSLPYSVEALISSYNMYAPSKYAVTAITEVTRQELLNEKSNVKITSISPGAVKTEILELTDVKIPLLNAEDVAQAVVYVLSTPPHVQVHELTIKPVGERF